The following coding sequences are from one Triticum dicoccoides isolate Atlit2015 ecotype Zavitan chromosome 4A, WEW_v2.0, whole genome shotgun sequence window:
- the LOC119286921 gene encoding phospholipase A2 homolog 3-like, with protein MAHGRGGSRRLHARLLAVVGLLACAAVAPRSSALNVGLQTLDADADGVSKQQACSRTCESDHCTTAPFLRYGKYCGILYSGCPGERPCDPLDACCMHHDNCVLVKNDYLSTECNEGLLECLAELRAGTGTFEGNKCMIDEVIDVITVVIEAAVVAGRVLHKP; from the exons ATGGCGCATGGCAGAGGCGGTTCCCGGCGGCTGCATGCGCGTCTACTCGCGGTGGTCGGGCTCCTCGCCTGCGCCGCCGTCGCGCCGCGCTCCTCGGCGCTCAACGTCGGCCTCCAGACcctcgacgccgacgccgacggcgTG AGCAAGCAGCAGGCGTGCAGCCGAACGTGCGAGTCCGACCACTGCACGA CGGCGCCCTTCCTCCGGTACGGCAAGTACTGCGGCATCCTCTACAGCGGGTGCCCCGGCGAGCGGCCGTGCGACCCCCTCGACGCCTGCTGCATGCACCACGACAACTGCGTCCTCGTCAAGA ATGACTACCTGAGCACGGAGTGCAACGAGGGCCTGCTGGAGTGCCTGGCGGAGCTGCGGGCCGGCACGGGCACGTTCGAGGGGAACAAGTGCATGATCGACGAGGTCATCGACGTGATCACCGTCGTCATCGAggccgccgtcgtcgccggccgGGTCCTGCACAAGCCCTAG